The Gavia stellata isolate bGavSte3 chromosome 1, bGavSte3.hap2, whole genome shotgun sequence DNA segment GAAATGACTTAGAAAGACTCAACACAATTTAAAGCAGCTGCTTGATCATGACAAGTTCCTGTGGAGGTGAGCTGCCTGGGGGATTTCAAAAGGTATCTTGTGCTTGCCTGTATAACGCAAATGGTTTTTGCAGCTTTGTCTTGGCCATGGCCACCACTAATAGTCTTGAGCATCTGTAGACCATATCGTATGTTAGAGGTGTCCTTTACCTGCATGCATGTGCTACCTCCCCGGTTATTTGCCTCTTATTCATACATgttcccctcttccccttccctctttgTGGCTCCAAGTGCAGTCAGCACCTGCTGCAGAAACCCTCACCTGTCCTGGGTCCCGTGCGAACCCACTTTCTCATTCTTCATGCAGAAATCGGGTGAGCTCTGCAGGTAAATCAGCTCTGTTTCTTTAACCGGCCTGATATCAATATCCTTTGGCACGAGGTATTTGCGTGTGCCCATGGGCCGGTGAACGACCTTGGTAGCTGATAAATACTTGTTTTTGAGGTCCAATGCAATGTCTCGCAGCTCTTGAAGGCCTTTCCAACAGGTCTTGATAGAGCATGACCCAGAAACTCCATGGCacttacatttcatttcaagagAGGCTTTCAAGACCTGCAAAAAGGAATGCAGGAGTTAGGAAATGCCCTTCTCTTACCTCCAAACAGCCCACAAACTTGCTAAAGAAGGCACTTTCTTAGCAGGGACTGCTATCGAAAAGAACTGCTGCTCTGATTTCTGCACAGTCACTCTAGAGTAGCTACTGTGCAAAGGGAATGAGATCCCACAGCTCCTTAGTGATCACCATCAGCCCAGGACTACTTTCACCAAGGCACCTTTGCAGCCAGCAGACAGAAGagtattttgaattttgatCAGATATCCATATAGGGCTGCATTTCCACCCTCTAAACTCCTAAGGAgctgaaaaatcaaagcaatccataaatagaaaattaacATCTATTTCTGCCTCCAGCAGCTTTGGGCTTTGAGTAACAGATGTCAAGGCTCTGACGAATTCAGGGCACCCTCACCCTGCCTTTCTGCTGGCCATGGGGCCAAAAGAGCCTTTTACTTTGGGTCTGCACTAGTCTCATTTCTGTAGGACATGGCAGGACACTGCCAGGAAGGGGTGAATGCACCAGCCATGGCAACAGTGTCTCCCAAACCAAAGTCTGCCCAttgcaattaaaacaaaaactcaatacattgcaaaaataaaaaaacagataGAGTGGGAATGGTAGAGAAAAACACCCAGGGGAGGCAAGTTCTGCATGGTTGTGCTCTGCAAAGGTGAGTTCAGCCCGTAGCTACAGTCAGCTGCCAATGAGCTCAACACGCTCCAAGTTTTATCTACTTCAGCGGTCAGCCACAGGCAGCCCTGGAAGGACTAAGCTGTGTGGTAGGACCAGCCTAGGAAACCGCTGCAGCCCCAGAGATGGGTGCAGGGGTTGCCTTTACAGTCCCCCAcccatttctccagctgcaTGGAGGGCTGCGACAGGGATTTGCACCTCGGTACACACCAAGCACTGCTCATGGTAAGCATTATCCCTCCACTCGATGCAAGCTGTTAAAAGCAGCTTCTCCCAGATATGGGAATAACCACTAGCGAAGCagtatgaaaaggaaaaatcagccctcctggctgcagggatggctgggaggcagctgctgctggatgtGTCAGGCAGATGATAATCCTCCGTGCTTACACAGCACTTGGCCTGTGCAACGCCCTTGGCAGAGCACGATGGGACCCATCCCCACCACACCTCCTGGGGTAAGCAAGCCAGAGCCATCTTTGGCTCTGGCAAGGGTGGCAATGAGACATCCCACCCACAGTTATACCGGGCTGATAATAGCATTCAGGACCTCCTGAGTCCCAGCGTGAGTTATATAGCCACAGTCTTCAGCAGGCCAAAGGAGTTCAGAGCAATCTGGGAGAAACCTGCTCCTTTCGCTAGCTGATAGAGACACTGAACCTCACAGAGCGACCGACCACTACAGATGATTGTACAATTACAATAACTCTCGTGGATTTGTTACCTGTCTCCCTACTTCACTGTTGTGCAGATGCATCAGTTTATTGGCTTGTGATCCTGATTTTTTCATCTTCATGGGAGCATCTGAAAATTTGGACCCCATGATAAGACCATAGTTGAGGTTGTCTGCACATCCTCCCCATCGATACCCAGGTCCAGGTGTCTCACCTGGGATGGGACCACAGGAACAGCCAGGGAGGTCCCCGGTGGTGCAGGCTCTGGCAATGGTGTGGctgatggcagcagcagaaagggcaTACACAAATGCTGACTCCCTTGTGCCTGGAAGAGACAAGAactccagctcagcctcctgaGACAGCTAAATGCTTCCCAAAAAGAGACCCACACAATCTGTACCCCATGGAACAGCAAACACACCAACTCGTTGCAGCTGAGACCTCCCATGGCATCACCAGCTTGGAGCACATCTCCTAAGTGAGCTCTTCAACACAAGGCAACAGCCCAGCAGGGCAAGGAGGCACATGGACTTATGCAACTTGTCCATTGTGGTGTGATCTGCTATTGCAGTGCATGAAGAAGCCCCCCCATGGACTCTCCTGCCTCCTTTTACCCCTGTGCTGGATGCTGCTTGCCAGCAGGTCATGGAGCTGGCATGCATGGAGCTGGGGGAGGTGGTGGGAGGCCATAGAGCTGCAGCATGAGCATGCAAGGATGCTCTGAGCCATGAAAGCTCACTGTGCAGCTTCACGTGTAGCATGTGCTGCTTGACAAGTCTGCATGCCCTGAACAGCAGCTCCACAGCTGTGAGCGAGTGCACCGTGACTCTGAATAAGATGAGCAGACCATATTGGTGGCATGCTTTGTAAGAGCTGTAGGAGACCAGGTCTTGGATTCAAGAGCTCCTGGGCATGACTGGCACCATAATGATAAATGTGGTCTCAGAGAACAGGGCAACTAGGCTATGTAGTCCCTTCATGTCCCCCCTGGCAGCACAACCctttcccagccccagcacGCATACACACAACACCGGCTGACTCTACTCACTCATGTCCCCGGCTGAGCCAGCACTGCTGTTTACCTCTCTCTAAGTCCAGCAGGTAGTTAGGAGCCAGCTCAATGGAAGAGCAGTTCCACCGCATGTCTGAGAAAGTTTTACGGCAGGTCTTTATCACTTCCCGTGCCGCCTGGATGATGGTCTGCATCAGCTCCAGGTTGCTGCGGCACAGCTGCACCTGGGAAACCACCAAGCCTTCGAGCTGCTTGCAGTGCTGGGTTTGATTCAGGGCCAAAGCTGAAGGAGTCTTGGACAGAGCTCTGAGGAGACAAGCACATGCAAAGAGGCATTAAAACCTGCGAAAAAGTTAATCTTCAGGTCGATATTAATTTCTCCACTACCTCCAGTCCAGTGAATGCTTTGGCCTGTGTTCATCTTAATTTTAGCTACCTGTAAATTAGTGCTTAGTTTAAGCTGGTGAGAGAGGTGAGCAACTTTTAGGAGTGATTTATCTCATCTAAAGTAGGTGTTTAAGGTAGGTGGGAAGAAACACCCTCTAGAAGTGCGCATTTCTCTCCATCTTCTAGGGGAGCCTGGACAAAGCTCCTGGGGCATATGCCAAGTTGACTGAATGTGTAAATCCTTACGGGAaggtttttttgctgaagaATGAAGAGGACAGACCTCCCAACAGAGTGAAAAATGACCCATCAGTTCCACGATAACAGAAAGCTGGGTCTTCCAAGACTGTggtattcagaaaaaaaaaaaaaagtgaagttgGTGTTATCAGAGTTTTGCATTCAGCATCTGTCTCACACACTCTCTAAGGATTATGCTAAATGTCATGTAATTAATTATGGAGAAAATCCCCTGCAAGGCCTAGGGAAAAGCCACCAAGTTTGCAAAACAGATGCTTTCCCTTAGAGTTAATGCTAATGGCCTCCACCAATTCCATCACTGCTGTACGTAGATAAGTCTGTTTCTCTAGTCTCCAAAAATGTAGTGCAGAAACACAAGGAGAGTATGTGCAAAGAGAGTACCATGGTCAAAACTGAGGAGGGATCCACTAGCACCAGCACGTATGTTACTGGAAGAAACCAACACCACCCCAAAGACCCCATTGGTTCTTCTAGTGTGCAATTGCCAACATTTccaggtaaaaaaagaaaaaaacaaatgctgcCATGCATCATATGGGGCTGTGCTCTTCTTCCCCAAGCACCCACAGCGATCAGCAGAAGCCTGGTGTGTAACTCTCTTTGTATCTTTATGACCTGCTTAGGGTAGTCATAAATGTTATTCATTCCCATAAAACAACTTTCTAGCTGGCTACATCCATAACTGGCATCTGATCCTGGCAACACAACTGCCTTAACACatatttccttctctccttgtTAAATGTGTTGCCTTTCAGTTTCATCCTAAGCCATCTTGGTTAGTTTGGCTTATTAGC contains these protein-coding regions:
- the WNT11 gene encoding protein Wnt-11, translated to MKPSPRFFLAVFLSLILQTGICYGIKWIALSKTPSALALNQTQHCKQLEGLVVSQVQLCRSNLELMQTIIQAAREVIKTCRKTFSDMRWNCSSIELAPNYLLDLERGTRESAFVYALSAAAISHTIARACTTGDLPGCSCGPIPGETPGPGYRWGGCADNLNYGLIMGSKFSDAPMKMKKSGSQANKLMHLHNSEVGRQVLKASLEMKCKCHGVSGSCSIKTCWKGLQELRDIALDLKNKYLSATKVVHRPMGTRKYLVPKDIDIRPVKETELIYLQSSPDFCMKNEKVGSHGTQDRQCNKTSNGSDSCDLMCCGRGYNPYMDKVVERCHCKYHWCCYVTCKKCERTVERYVCK